Sequence from the Sphingomonas koreensis genome:
CCGCTATCGGTGTCGGTGACCGTCCGGCTTTCGACCCGGTCCCAGTTGCCCGTCACCGACCAGCGCCATTTGGGCGAGAGATCGCCGTTGAGCGAGAAACCGCCGTGCAGCGTGCCGGTATCGCTGGCGCGTTGCAGCGGCGTGGTCGCGCCGCCGACCGGCAGCCCGAGCAGCGACTCGCTCGCATTCTGCTCGAGCCGCAGATTGGCAGTCGCGGCGACCTTGCCGATATTGCGGCTGAACACGCCGTTGAGCGCGACATTCTCGGTCTTCGGGAGCAACGTGCGATAGTTCGGATCGGCGGTTGGAACGTTGGGATCGCGCGCGACCTCGCGCTCGCTCTCCAGCAATGCCGTATCGCGCTCATATTCGATATCGAGGTTGAGGCGGCCGTCACGGTTGATGCGCAGCATGCTCAGTTCCGCATCCTGCCCCCCGCGCCCGCCTGCCGTCGCGACCGTCGCGTCGAGCTCCCCGGTGATCGACCGGAAACGGCGGCGCAGCACGATGTTCACAACGCGCTGGTCGGCGCGATAGCCGAGCTTGAGCGCGGCTTCCTCGGGCAGGATATCCATCCGCTCGATCGCCTCGGGCGGGATGTCGCGGATCTCCGCAAAGCTCGAGATGCGGCGGCCGCTGAGCAGCAGCACCGGGCCACCGCCGCCGCGCCCGCGCCCGCTGCGCGTCTGCGGCTCGAGCTCGGTCAGCAGCTCCGCGAGCGAGGCGGCGCCATAGGCGCGGATATCGGCGGGGTTCAGTACCAGTTCCGGCTTGACGTCGCCCTGCACGGCGCCGCGCAGCTGGCCGGTGACGACCACTTCCTCGGCCTCCTCCATGCCGTCGGCAGGAGCATCGCCGCCATTGTCCTGGCCAGCGTCCTGGCTAGCGGTCTGGGGTGTTCCGGGGACCTGACCCGGCGTCTGCGGCGCAGCGGCCTGCGCAGCCATCGCCACCGGCGCCGCGGTCACCATCCAGCCCGCCACCAACCACCCAACACGCCGCATTCTTCACTCCCGCAAACACCCGGCACACAGCCGATCAGCGCCCCTTAGGGACGATTTGTCGCAGAACTATGCCCGGGCAAAGATGAACGGCGGATGCTCAGCCCGCGTCGCTCTGTTCCTGCATCTGCGCATGGTGGCGGATCACTTCATCGATGATGAAGCGCAGGAACTTTTCGGAGAATTCGGGGTCGAGATCGGCCTGTGCGGCCAGCTCGCGCAGCCGCGCGATCTGGCGATCCTCGCGCCCCGGATCGGCGGGAGGAAGCCCGGTCTCGGCCTTGTGCCGTCCCACCGCCTGGGTGATCTGGAACCGCTCGGCGAGCAGAAAGACGAGCGCGGCGTCGATCCGGTCGATGCTCTGCCGATAGCGCTGCAGCGTCTCGTCGCTCATGAAATATCCTTGATTGTGTCAGCTGCGCTGACAACGCGGCACCGGCCCGCTCCCCCGCCCGGCCACCCAACTTCAGTATCCTATGGGTGGCCGGGCGGGGGAGCGGGCCGGTGCCGCCTCACCAGGCTCAGCGCGCTTGTTGCGCCGCTTTTACGCGTACGCAACCCCCACGCACTTGCCTTTCTGGCATGTTCCCGCCACATCGCGCCCAGCATGAGCGCGACCATTCACCGTATCGGCCGCGGGGCGGAGCCCTCGCTCGAGCCCATGATCGCGCTGGTCGCGGCGGACATGAACCTCGTCAACGCCGTGATCCTCGACCGGATGCAGTCGCAGATCCCGCTGATCCCGGAGCTTGCCGGCCACCTCATCGCGGGCGGCGGCAAGCGGATGCGGCCGATGCTGACGCTGGCCAGCGCGCGGCTGCTCGACTATTCGGGCGCGCGCCATCACAAGCTCGCCGCATCGGTCGAGTTCATCCACACCGCGACCTTGCTCCATGACGATGTCGTCGATGGATCCGACATGCGCCGCGGCAAGCGCACCGCCAATCTCATCTGGGGCAACCCGGCAAGCGTGCTGGTCGGCGACTTCCTGTTCAGCCGCAGCTTCGAACTGATGGTCGAGGACGGCAGCGTCAAGGTGCTCAAGATCCTGTCCAACGCTTCGGCGGTGATCGCCGAGGGTGAGGTCAACCAGCTCACCGCCGCGCGCCGCATCGATCTTGCCGAGGAACGCTATCTCGACATCATCGGTGCGAAGACCGCCGCGCTGTTCGCCGCGGCCTGCCGCATCGCCGCGGTCGTCGCCGAACGCCCCGAGGCCGAGGAGGCCGCGCTCGACGCCT
This genomic interval carries:
- a CDS encoding chorismate mutase; protein product: MSDETLQRYRQSIDRIDAALVFLLAERFQITQAVGRHKAETGLPPADPGREDRQIARLRELAAQADLDPEFSEKFLRFIIDEVIRHHAQMQEQSDAG
- a CDS encoding polyprenyl synthetase family protein — protein: MSATIHRIGRGAEPSLEPMIALVAADMNLVNAVILDRMQSQIPLIPELAGHLIAGGGKRMRPMLTLASARLLDYSGARHHKLAASVEFIHTATLLHDDVVDGSDMRRGKRTANLIWGNPASVLVGDFLFSRSFELMVEDGSVKVLKILSNASAVIAEGEVNQLTAARRIDLAEERYLDIIGAKTAALFAAACRIAAVVAERPEAEEAALDAYGRNLGIAFQLVDDAIDYVSDAGTMGKDAGDDFREGKMTLPVILAYARGSDDDRAFWKEAVLGRRNGDDDFTHAQGLVRSSRAVDDTLARARHYGQRAIDALGIFPASAAKDAMIEAVEFAVARAY